Proteins encoded within one genomic window of Amycolatopsis sp. 2-15:
- a CDS encoding cupin domain-containing protein — translation MTKPEHEFFPVTEVDFTVCKGDDPLITERVLSTDEATGVATRILRYAPGADSSPMGVQSHDFWEEVYILEGSFTDLTLGQTFTKGMYACRPPGMPHGPWRTDEGVLTFEVRYRA, via the coding sequence GTGACCAAACCCGAACACGAGTTCTTCCCGGTGACCGAGGTCGACTTCACCGTCTGCAAGGGCGACGACCCCCTCATCACCGAACGCGTCCTGTCCACGGACGAGGCAACGGGCGTCGCCACCCGCATCCTCCGATACGCCCCGGGCGCGGACTCGTCACCGATGGGCGTCCAGTCTCACGACTTCTGGGAGGAGGTCTACATCCTGGAGGGTTCGTTCACCGACCTCACCTTGGGTCAGACCTTCACCAAAGGCATGTACGCCTGCCGTCCGCCGGGCATGCCCCACGGCCCCTGGCGCACCGACGAGGGTGTGCTCACCTTCGAGGTCCGCTACCGCGCATGA
- a CDS encoding flavin reductase family protein, which translates to MTTMPPDCTPASGPVDAPAMRTAMGHFATGVAVVTTALDGIPHGMTVNSLTSVSLSPPLILVCLTTGARTTDAILSADRFALNVLSTRQEQLALRFARRGEDHFSGLPVKTGAHEVPVIPDALAHLECSVYRALTAGDHEVVIGEVSKVCSREGKPLGFLGGRFSDVVDRGHEPVAWFF; encoded by the coding sequence ATGACCACCATGCCGCCCGACTGCACACCCGCCTCCGGCCCCGTCGACGCGCCGGCGATGCGCACCGCGATGGGCCACTTTGCCACCGGGGTCGCAGTGGTGACCACGGCATTGGACGGCATTCCCCACGGGATGACAGTGAACTCACTGACCTCGGTGTCGCTCTCCCCACCCCTGATACTCGTCTGCCTGACAACCGGCGCCCGCACCACCGACGCCATCCTCTCGGCGGATCGCTTCGCGCTCAACGTACTGTCCACCCGCCAGGAACAACTCGCCCTCCGCTTCGCACGACGCGGCGAGGACCACTTTTCAGGTCTACCAGTGAAAACGGGAGCGCACGAGGTTCCGGTAATCCCGGACGCACTGGCGCACCTGGAATGCTCGGTCTATCGCGCGCTCACAGCCGGCGACCACGAGGTCGTGATCGGCGAGGTATCGAAGGTCTGCTCCCGGGAAGGCAAACCCCTGGGCTTCCTCGGCGGACGATTCAGCGACGTAGTGGACCGCGGCCACGAACCGGTCGCCTGGTTCTTCTGA
- a CDS encoding kinase, with translation MANLLILRGPSGAGKTTTALALRTHWGRGTALIQQDVVRRQILREHDVPGGVNIGLIDVMCRHALGAGFDVILEGIFHADRYGAMLRRLIADHHGPTLACFFDVPFPETVRRHTTRPLAAEFTPDDMLSWYVPDDRLRVPGEVVLGDDLTLEDTVERITAAFPRSD, from the coding sequence GTGGCCAACCTCCTCATCCTGCGCGGCCCCTCCGGCGCAGGCAAAACCACAACGGCCCTCGCCCTGCGCACCCACTGGGGCCGCGGCACGGCCCTGATCCAGCAGGACGTGGTCCGCCGCCAGATCCTGCGCGAGCACGACGTGCCAGGCGGCGTGAACATCGGCCTCATCGACGTGATGTGCCGCCACGCTTTGGGCGCCGGCTTTGACGTGATCCTCGAGGGCATCTTCCACGCCGACCGCTACGGCGCGATGCTGCGGCGTTTGATCGCCGACCACCACGGTCCCACGCTGGCCTGCTTCTTCGACGTCCCGTTCCCCGAAACCGTCCGCCGCCACACGACGCGCCCGCTGGCTGCGGAATTCACGCCGGACGACATGCTGAGCTGGTACGTCCCGGACGACCGGCTGCGCGTTCCCGGCGAGGTGGTTCTGGGCGACGATTTGACATTGGAGGACACAGTGGAGCGAATCACTGCGGCTTTCCCCAGATCGGACTGA
- a CDS encoding flavin reductase family protein — translation MGTPRSTYAPTDPHALKFRRALRHFPSGVSVVTVVDGDGGVHGMTASSFASVSLDPPLCAVSVNKPGRMHQLLHGTDGHFGLSILGQDQGAIADFYARQPWSVAVDVEMDLHHGCPTVGGALAWFVCRKWAAYDGGDHTIFVGESLDYGSTPREDLQPLVWHKSAYHDLGDQLERPRVTKQG, via the coding sequence GTGGGAACACCGCGCAGCACTTACGCCCCCACCGATCCGCACGCGTTGAAGTTCCGGCGGGCGTTGCGGCACTTCCCGAGCGGTGTGTCGGTGGTGACGGTCGTGGACGGGGACGGCGGGGTGCACGGGATGACGGCGAGCTCGTTCGCGTCGGTGTCGTTGGATCCGCCGTTGTGTGCGGTGAGTGTGAACAAGCCGGGGCGGATGCATCAGTTGCTGCACGGCACGGACGGGCACTTCGGGCTCAGCATCCTGGGCCAGGACCAAGGGGCGATCGCCGATTTCTACGCGCGCCAGCCGTGGAGTGTGGCGGTGGACGTGGAGATGGATCTGCACCACGGGTGTCCGACGGTGGGTGGCGCGCTGGCGTGGTTCGTGTGCCGGAAGTGGGCCGCGTACGACGGTGGGGACCACACGATTTTCGTGGGCGAGTCGCTGGACTACGGGTCGACGCCGCGGGAGGACCTGCAGCCGCTCGTCTGGCACAAGTCGGCCTACCACGACCTCGGTGACCAGCTCGAACGTCCCCGGGTCACGAAGCAGGGCTGA
- a CDS encoding LysR substrate-binding domain-containing protein, whose amino-acid sequence MTPRELPRLLDGRMKFRHLVLLDAISRRGTIVGAAAELHVTQPVATRGLRELEEILEVELFQRGPRGLTPTVYGEAFTEHARAILAQARQAARHVVELAGAERGTVVVGTHLFGSNVLLPRAIAALKAERPNLTVAVRDGTPESLLVELSAGRLDLIVGRLTQISDEGFLRRKLYDESVVLVVRASHPLAAAKTVDLATVAGYPWILPGPETALRRELEELFHSNDVLLPANRVEATSFLTVRQLLRDTDVVAALPRLITEEDPGIARLPLSLEPIGHSVGITMPAAGTPTPSASALIDKLVAEAVQVTRRFSPAS is encoded by the coding sequence ATGACCCCTCGTGAGCTGCCGCGACTGCTCGACGGCCGGATGAAGTTCCGCCACTTGGTGCTGCTCGACGCCATCTCGCGGCGCGGCACGATCGTCGGCGCGGCGGCCGAGCTGCACGTGACCCAGCCCGTGGCCACACGCGGGCTGCGGGAGCTGGAGGAGATCCTGGAGGTCGAGCTCTTCCAGCGCGGCCCGCGCGGCCTCACCCCCACCGTCTACGGCGAGGCCTTCACCGAGCACGCGCGCGCGATCCTCGCCCAGGCCCGCCAGGCCGCCCGCCACGTCGTGGAGCTGGCGGGCGCCGAACGCGGCACCGTGGTGGTCGGGACGCACCTGTTCGGCTCCAACGTGCTGCTCCCGCGGGCCATCGCGGCGTTGAAGGCGGAACGGCCGAACCTGACGGTGGCCGTGCGCGACGGGACCCCTGAGTCGCTGCTGGTGGAGCTGAGCGCGGGCCGGCTCGACCTGATCGTCGGGCGGCTCACGCAGATCTCCGACGAGGGGTTCCTGCGCCGCAAGCTCTACGACGAGTCCGTGGTCCTCGTGGTCCGCGCCTCGCACCCGCTGGCCGCCGCGAAGACCGTGGACCTCGCGACGGTCGCCGGGTACCCGTGGATTCTGCCCGGTCCGGAGACGGCTTTGCGGCGTGAGCTCGAGGAGCTGTTCCACAGCAACGACGTGCTCCTGCCCGCCAACCGCGTGGAGGCGACTTCGTTCCTCACCGTGCGCCAGCTGCTGCGCGACACCGACGTCGTGGCCGCGCTGCCGCGCCTGATCACCGAGGAGGACCCCGGAATCGCGCGCCTGCCCTTGTCGCTCGAACCGATCGGCCACAGCGTCGGCATCACCATGCCGGCGGCCGGCACGCCCACGCCCTCGGCAAGCGCGCTGATCGACAAGCTGGTGGCCGAGGCCGTCCAGGTGACCCGCCGGTTCAGCCCTGCTTCGTGA
- a CDS encoding 2-hydroxymuconic semialdehyde dehydrogenase translates to MTVLKSFVDGRFTDSGGDLFDKVSPVDGTLVAQVEEADQAVVDRAVRAARAALDGAWGRTSDAERARLLRKIADRIDERFDDLLAAEVADTGKPQDLARRLDVSRAAANFRAAADTIASAGLDSFLTEGPAGRALNYALRKPLGVVAVIVPWNLPLLLLTWKVAPALAAGNAVVVKPSEETPSSATLLAELITEAGAPDGVFNVVHGFGPASAGEFLTNHPGIDGVTFTGESRTGSAIMQAVAPRVLPVSFELGGKNAAVVFDDAELGKTVDGLARSTFTNTGQICLCTERIYVQRGIFDEVAAGLAERAESLRFGRPDDPNTTTGPLISRQHREKVLSYYEIAEQEGAKLLAGGGIPDLGPDLEGGAWVRPALWTGLDNAHRVLREEIFGPVAALVPFDTEEEAIRLANDSDYGLAAAVWTTNLERAHRVAGAMRVGMSWVNTWYLRDLRSPFGGNGLSGIGREGGVHSLHFYTEPTNVCVAL, encoded by the coding sequence ATGACGGTGCTCAAGAGCTTCGTGGACGGGCGGTTCACCGACAGCGGTGGTGACCTGTTCGACAAGGTCAGCCCGGTCGACGGGACCCTGGTCGCCCAGGTCGAGGAGGCCGACCAGGCGGTGGTCGACCGCGCGGTGCGCGCCGCCCGGGCCGCCCTCGACGGCGCGTGGGGCCGCACCTCCGACGCCGAACGGGCGCGGCTGCTCCGGAAGATCGCCGACCGCATCGACGAGCGGTTCGACGACCTGCTCGCGGCCGAGGTCGCCGACACCGGCAAGCCGCAGGACCTGGCCCGCCGCCTCGACGTCTCGCGCGCGGCGGCCAACTTCCGGGCCGCCGCCGACACGATCGCGTCGGCCGGGCTCGACTCGTTCCTCACCGAAGGCCCGGCCGGGCGCGCGCTGAACTACGCGCTGCGCAAGCCGCTGGGCGTGGTCGCGGTGATCGTGCCGTGGAACCTGCCGCTGCTGCTGCTGACCTGGAAGGTCGCGCCGGCCCTGGCCGCGGGCAACGCCGTGGTGGTGAAGCCGTCGGAGGAGACGCCCTCGAGCGCGACGCTGCTGGCCGAGCTCATCACCGAGGCCGGCGCGCCCGACGGCGTGTTCAACGTCGTCCACGGCTTCGGCCCCGCCTCGGCCGGCGAGTTCCTCACGAACCACCCGGGCATCGACGGCGTCACCTTCACCGGCGAATCCCGCACGGGTTCGGCGATCATGCAGGCCGTGGCGCCGCGCGTGCTGCCGGTGTCGTTCGAGCTCGGCGGCAAGAACGCGGCCGTGGTGTTCGACGACGCGGAGCTCGGCAAGACCGTCGACGGCCTCGCCCGCTCGACGTTCACCAACACCGGCCAGATCTGCCTGTGCACCGAGCGGATCTACGTGCAGCGCGGCATCTTCGACGAGGTCGCCGCCGGCCTCGCCGAACGCGCCGAGTCCCTGCGCTTCGGCCGCCCGGACGATCCGAACACCACCACTGGGCCGTTGATCTCCCGCCAGCACCGCGAGAAAGTGCTCTCCTACTACGAGATCGCCGAGCAGGAGGGCGCGAAGCTCCTGGCCGGCGGCGGAATCCCGGACCTCGGCCCCGACCTCGAAGGCGGCGCCTGGGTGCGCCCCGCGTTGTGGACCGGGCTGGACAACGCCCACCGCGTGCTGCGCGAGGAGATCTTCGGCCCGGTCGCGGCGCTCGTGCCGTTCGACACCGAGGAAGAGGCGATCCGCTTGGCCAACGACAGCGACTACGGCCTCGCCGCCGCCGTGTGGACCACGAACCTCGAACGCGCCCACCGCGTCGCGGGCGCCATGCGCGTCGGCATGTCGTGGGTC